A window of the Garra rufa chromosome 10, GarRuf1.0, whole genome shotgun sequence genome harbors these coding sequences:
- the smg7 gene encoding nonsense-mediated mRNA decay factor SMG7 isoform X3, producing the protein MNLCAQYLRQAEALKADMTDSKLGAAEVWTSRQALQDLYQKMLVTDLEYALDKKVEQDLWNHAFKNQITTLQSQAKNRANPNRSEVQANLSLFLEAASGFYTQLLQELCTVFNVDLPCRVKSSQLGIISNKQSSTSAIVKPQPSSCSYICQHCLVHLGDIARYRNQTSQAESYYRHAAQLVPSNGQPYNQLAILASSKGDHLTTIFYYCRSIAVKFPFPAASTNLQKALSKALESRDEVKTKWSVSDFIKAFIKFHGHVYLCKSLDKLNTLREKLEEQFQRLILQKAFSSQQLVHITVINLFELHHLRDFSNEADEHSYSSDEQISWIQLLGLFMSFLGVMLSRALLNKNREEIMGECPLPAIKVSLDWLRLRPSVFNESAMDKRQYIWPWLVSILNSFQPKEEDVSNASGVIPLPEEFELQGFLALRPALRMLDFSKGHQGVVVGKESLLIHARHQRLISLGKWVADNQPRLIQCRISDGLLLFITDIPEMVVEEPQEKDTPVLQESSNGEQTPNDSTQGLKSVLSAGKNHNSGLDGSERPVVTFKENIKPREQSREQNRNQQQRDAGKDRAAFNKGNGIQGKNEQKKEGKRKSEVKKNSHDKTMDAGKQTQTEMRKTPVSEARKTPVTQTQTTCSSQFIPIHHPGAFPPLPSRPGFPPPAYVIPPPVAFSMSPGFTFPTGVSVPAPFLQTASHPQSANPVQTGKPSHIPYSQQRPSGPGALNQGPPQPQQTQPPPPQPSQQALQQSVQLQVQQQQQQSPTKQSSQLGKSPPHHHSMQQSYMQVPEQPGQMWSQHQTQPTMQKMPMQMPVKQPFFMPTQDPMKLFEHPMSMQPPQPSMDKKMKFPEVKMQDFYWEPSYHMGGEGRSGMGERMGKRQPGVFCPDQENMPRGPPYEDNKSSPLLPPDLLKTLADFEEEEELLFTKPHDFYQALAGPLNSAPGRNMFLPNQSRLDSGVDVIGQSSLLPRFSIQESSYQNNSIFSEAYGKNMAPASKPDAPMMHQEPSLYSLFEGTPWSPSLPASSDHSTPASQSPHSSNPSSLPSSPPTHSHGSCFSNFGPIGTPDSRDRRATDRWKAEKTGNAGVSGFGLDYLPSASSSSVPDTNSWHQGAPTSSWAAQDMPMEDSSTVLLDSFKSIWSSSMMQPGPSALEQLLMQQKQKQQRGHGNMNPPH; encoded by the exons ATGAACCTCTGCGCCCAATACTTACG GCAGGCAGAGGCCCTGAAGGCTGACATGACAG ATTCAAAGCTAGGTGCCGCGGAGGTCTGGACGTCACGGCAGGCTCTTCAGGACTTGTACCAGAAAATGCTGGTTACCGACCTGGAGTACGCCCTGGATAAGAAAGTGGAACAAGATCT CTGGAACCATGCTTTTAAGAATCAAATAACCACACTACAGAGTCAAGCGAAGAACAGGGCCAACCCCAATCGAAGTGAAGTGCAGGCCAATCTCTCCCTGTTTCTTGAGGCAGCTAGTGGATTCTACACACAA TTGTTGCAGGAGCTGTGCACGGTATTTAATGTGGACTTGCCTTGCCGTGTGAAATCATCTCAGCTTGGCATCATCAGCAATAAACAGAGCAGCACCAGCGCCATAGTGAAGCCCCAACCCAGCTCCTGTTCCTACATCTGCCAGCACTGTCTTGTCCATCTTGGAGATATTG CACGTTATCGGAACCAAACCAGCCAGGCTGAGTCGTACTACAGACATGCAGCTCAACTTGTTCCTTCAAATG GTCAACCTTACAATCAACTGGCCATCCTGGCTTCCTCCAAAGGAGACCACCTTACAACAATCTTCTACTACTGCAGGAGCATTGCTGTCAAATTCCCCTTTCCCGCTGCCTCCACTAACCTACAGAAAGCTCTTTCCAAGGCCCTTGAGAG CCGTGATGAGGTCAAAACAAAATGGAGCGTGTCTGATTTCATTAAGGCCTTCATCAAGTTCCACGGCCATGTTTATCTCTGCAAAAGCCTGGATAAGTTGAACACCCTGAGAGAGAAGTTAGAGGAGCAGTTCCAG AGGCTAATTCTCCAGAAAGCCTTCAGCTCCCAGCAGCTGGTCCACATCACAGTGATAAACCTGTTTGAGCTGCACCACCTCCGAGACTTCAGCAATGAGGCAGATGAGCACAGCTACAGCTCGGACGAGCAGATCAGCTGGATCCAACTCCTCGGCCTCTTCA TGTCTTTCCTGGGCGTGATGCTAAGCCGAGCTTTACTCAATAAAAACCGAGAGGAGATCATGGGGGAATGCCCTCTTCCTGCCATCAAAGTTTCTCTGGACTGGCTGAGGCTTCGACCGAGTGTGTTTAATGAAAGTGCCATGGACAAGCGACAGTA CATCTGGCCATGGCTGGTGTCCATTCTGAACAGCTTTCAGCCTAAGGAGGAGGATGTGTCAAATGCGTCAGGTG TAATTCCACTGCCTGAGGAGTTTGAACTGCAAGGCTTTCTGGCACTTCGGCCTGCTCTGAG AATGCTAGACTTCTCTAAAGGGCATCAGGGTGTCGTGGTTGGCAAAGAGAGCTTGTTAATTCATGCCCGACACCAGAGACTCATCAGCCTGGGCAAGTGGGTGGCTGACAACCAACCACG GTTGATCCAGTGTCGCATAAGTGATGGCCTTCTGCTCTTCATCACTGATATCCCTGAGATGGTTGTGGAAGAGCCACAGGAAAAAGACACACCTGTCCTCCAGGAGTCATCTAATGGTGAGCAGACCCCCAACGACAGCACCCAGGGCCTGAAGTCGGTCCTCTCAGCTGGAAAGAACCATAACAGCGGGCTGGATGGCAGCGAGAGACCTGTGGTCACCTTCAAAGAGAACATCAAACCTCGAGAGCAGAGTAGGGAACAGAACCGAAACCAGCAACAGAGGGATGCAGGGAAGGACAGAGCTGCTTTTAATAAAGGAAATGGAATACAAGGGAAGAACGAGCAGAAGAAAGAGGGCAAGAGAAAGAGCGAGGTGAAGAAAAACAGTCATGATAAAACAATGGATGCTGGGAAACAG ACTCAGACTGAGATGAGGAAGACTCCAGTGTCTGAGGCAAGGAAGACTCCAGTCACACAGACTCAGACCACATGCTCTTCACAGTTTATCCCCATCCACCACCCAGGAGCTTTCCCCCCTCTGCCCAGCAGACCAG GTTTTCCCCCGCCGGCATATGTTATCCCTCCTCCTGTGGCATTCTCCATGAGCCCGGGCTTTACCTTCCCCACAGGTGTATCTGTACCtgcacccttcctccagactgcTTCCCACCCTCAGTCTGCCAATCCAGTGCAGACAGGAAAACCCTCACACATTCCTTACAGCCAGCAGAGACCCTCGGGTCCTGGAGCACTAAACCAAGGTCCTCCCCAGCCTCAGCAGACACAGCCTCCCCCTCCACAGCCATCCCAACAGGCCTTGCAACAATCTGTACAGCTTCAAGTacagcaacaacagcagcagtCGCCCACAAAGCAGAGCTCTCAGCTTGGGAAAAGTCCACCACATCATCACAGCATGCAACAA TCTTACATGCAGGTGCCTGAGCAGCCTGGTCAAATGTGGAGCCAGCACCAAACTCAACCCACCATGCAGAAAATGCCCATGCAGATGCCAGTCAAACAGCCTTTCTTCATGCCCACCCAGGACCCAATGAAACTCTTTGAACATCCCATGAGCATGCAGCCTCCCCAGCCCAGCATGGACAAGAAGATGAAGTTTCCAGAGGTCAAAATGCAAGATTTCTACTGGGAGCCTTCTTATCACATGGGAGGAGAGGGCAGAAGTGGAATGGGGGAGAGAATGGGCAAACGTCAGCCTGGAGTCTTCTGCCCCGACCAGGAGAACATGCCCAGAGGCCCTCCATATGAA GACAACAAGAGCTCCCCTCTTCTGCCCCCAGACCTGTTAAAGACTCTGGCGGACTTTGAGGAAGAGGAGGAATTGCTCTTTACTAAACCTCATGATTTCTACCAGGCCTTGGCTGGCCCTCTTAATTCTGCTCCTGGAAGGAACATGTTT TTGCCAAATCAGTCACGACTAGACAGTGGAGTTGATGTGATTGGTCAATCTTCTCTCCTTCCCCGATTTTCCATTCAG GAGAGCTCCTACCAGAACAACAGCATTTTCAGCGAAGCCTATGGTAAAAACATGGCTCCTGCGTCTAAACCAGACGCACCCATGATGCACCAGGAGCCTTCACTCTATTCCCTGTTTGAAGGAACTCCATGGTCCCCCTCCCTTCCTGCTAGCTCAG ATCACTCTACACCAGCCAGCCAGTCACCTCACTCTTCCAACCCAAGCAGCCTGCCTTCATCCCCCCCTACCCACAGCCACGGCTCCTGCTTCTCCAACTTCGGCCCCATTGGGACGCCTGACAGCAGAGACCGTCGTGCAACCGATCGCTGGAAGGCTGAAAAGACTGGTAATGCTG GTGTGAGTGGCTTTGGGTTGGACTACCTGCCATCTGCCTCGTCCTCCTCTGTGCCAGATACCAACAGTTGGCACCAGGGGGCGCCAACCAGCAGCTGGGCAGCCCAGGACATGCCAATGGAGGACTCCTCCACTGTCCTCCTTGACAGTTTTAAG TCAATCTGGTCGAGCTCCATGATGCAGCCCGGTCCGTCTGCTCTGGAGCAGCTGCTCATGCAGCAGAAACAGAAGCAGCAGCGCGGCCACGGCAACATGAACCCGCCACACTGA
- the smg7 gene encoding nonsense-mediated mRNA decay factor SMG7 isoform X6 produces MNLCAQYLRQAEALKADMTDSKLGAAEVWTSRQALQDLYQKMLVTDLEYALDKKVEQDLWNHAFKNQITTLQSQAKNRANPNRSEVQANLSLFLEAASGFYTQLLQELCTVFNVDLPCRVKSSQLGIISNKQSSTSAIVKPQPSSCSYICQHCLVHLGDIARYRNQTSQAESYYRHAAQLVPSNGQPYNQLAILASSKGDHLTTIFYYCRSIAVKFPFPAASTNLQKALSKALESRDEVKTKWSVSDFIKAFIKFHGHVYLCKSLDKLNTLREKLEEQFQRLILQKAFSSQQLVHITVINLFELHHLRDFSNEADEHSYSSDEQISWIQLLGLFMSFLGVMLSRALLNKNREEIMGECPLPAIKVSLDWLRLRPSVFNESAMDKRQYIWPWLVSILNSFQPKEEDVSNASGVIPLPEEFELQGFLALRPALRMLDFSKGHQGVVVGKESLLIHARHQRLISLGKWVADNQPRLIQCRISDGLLLFITDIPEMVVEEPQEKDTPVLQESSNGEQTPNDSTQGLKSVLSAGKNHNSGLDGSERPVVTFKENIKPREQSREQNRNQQQRDAGKDRAAFNKGNGIQGKNEQKKEGKRKSEVKKNSHDKTMDAGKQVKTQTEMRKTPVSEARKTPVTQTQTTCSSQFIPIHHPGAFPPLPSRPGFPPPAYVIPPPVAFSMSPGFTFPTGVSVPAPFLQTASHPQSANPVQTGKPSHIPYSQQRPSGPGALNQGPPQPQQTQPPPPQPSQQALQQSVQLQVQQQQQQSPTKQSSQLGKSPPHHHSMQQSYMQVPEQPGQMWSQHQTQPTMQKMPMQMPVKQPFFMPTQDPMKLFEHPMSMQPPQPSMDKKMKFPEVKMQDFYWEPSYHMGGEGRSGMGERMGKRQPGVFCPDQENMPRGPPYELPNQSRLDSGVDVIGQSSLLPRFSIQESSYQNNSIFSEAYGKNMAPASKPDAPMMHQEPSLYSLFEGTPWSPSLPASSDHSTPASQSPHSSNPSSLPSSPPTHSHGSCFSNFGPIGTPDSRDRRATDRWKAEKTGNAGVSGFGLDYLPSASSSSVPDTNSWHQGAPTSSWAAQDMPMEDSSTVLLDSFKSIWSSSMMQPGPSALEQLLMQQKQKQQRGHGNMNPPH; encoded by the exons ATGAACCTCTGCGCCCAATACTTACG GCAGGCAGAGGCCCTGAAGGCTGACATGACAG ATTCAAAGCTAGGTGCCGCGGAGGTCTGGACGTCACGGCAGGCTCTTCAGGACTTGTACCAGAAAATGCTGGTTACCGACCTGGAGTACGCCCTGGATAAGAAAGTGGAACAAGATCT CTGGAACCATGCTTTTAAGAATCAAATAACCACACTACAGAGTCAAGCGAAGAACAGGGCCAACCCCAATCGAAGTGAAGTGCAGGCCAATCTCTCCCTGTTTCTTGAGGCAGCTAGTGGATTCTACACACAA TTGTTGCAGGAGCTGTGCACGGTATTTAATGTGGACTTGCCTTGCCGTGTGAAATCATCTCAGCTTGGCATCATCAGCAATAAACAGAGCAGCACCAGCGCCATAGTGAAGCCCCAACCCAGCTCCTGTTCCTACATCTGCCAGCACTGTCTTGTCCATCTTGGAGATATTG CACGTTATCGGAACCAAACCAGCCAGGCTGAGTCGTACTACAGACATGCAGCTCAACTTGTTCCTTCAAATG GTCAACCTTACAATCAACTGGCCATCCTGGCTTCCTCCAAAGGAGACCACCTTACAACAATCTTCTACTACTGCAGGAGCATTGCTGTCAAATTCCCCTTTCCCGCTGCCTCCACTAACCTACAGAAAGCTCTTTCCAAGGCCCTTGAGAG CCGTGATGAGGTCAAAACAAAATGGAGCGTGTCTGATTTCATTAAGGCCTTCATCAAGTTCCACGGCCATGTTTATCTCTGCAAAAGCCTGGATAAGTTGAACACCCTGAGAGAGAAGTTAGAGGAGCAGTTCCAG AGGCTAATTCTCCAGAAAGCCTTCAGCTCCCAGCAGCTGGTCCACATCACAGTGATAAACCTGTTTGAGCTGCACCACCTCCGAGACTTCAGCAATGAGGCAGATGAGCACAGCTACAGCTCGGACGAGCAGATCAGCTGGATCCAACTCCTCGGCCTCTTCA TGTCTTTCCTGGGCGTGATGCTAAGCCGAGCTTTACTCAATAAAAACCGAGAGGAGATCATGGGGGAATGCCCTCTTCCTGCCATCAAAGTTTCTCTGGACTGGCTGAGGCTTCGACCGAGTGTGTTTAATGAAAGTGCCATGGACAAGCGACAGTA CATCTGGCCATGGCTGGTGTCCATTCTGAACAGCTTTCAGCCTAAGGAGGAGGATGTGTCAAATGCGTCAGGTG TAATTCCACTGCCTGAGGAGTTTGAACTGCAAGGCTTTCTGGCACTTCGGCCTGCTCTGAG AATGCTAGACTTCTCTAAAGGGCATCAGGGTGTCGTGGTTGGCAAAGAGAGCTTGTTAATTCATGCCCGACACCAGAGACTCATCAGCCTGGGCAAGTGGGTGGCTGACAACCAACCACG GTTGATCCAGTGTCGCATAAGTGATGGCCTTCTGCTCTTCATCACTGATATCCCTGAGATGGTTGTGGAAGAGCCACAGGAAAAAGACACACCTGTCCTCCAGGAGTCATCTAATGGTGAGCAGACCCCCAACGACAGCACCCAGGGCCTGAAGTCGGTCCTCTCAGCTGGAAAGAACCATAACAGCGGGCTGGATGGCAGCGAGAGACCTGTGGTCACCTTCAAAGAGAACATCAAACCTCGAGAGCAGAGTAGGGAACAGAACCGAAACCAGCAACAGAGGGATGCAGGGAAGGACAGAGCTGCTTTTAATAAAGGAAATGGAATACAAGGGAAGAACGAGCAGAAGAAAGAGGGCAAGAGAAAGAGCGAGGTGAAGAAAAACAGTCATGATAAAACAATGGATGCTGGGAAACAG GTGAAGACTCAGACTGAGATGAGGAAGACTCCAGTGTCTGAGGCAAGGAAGACTCCAGTCACACAGACTCAGACCACATGCTCTTCACAGTTTATCCCCATCCACCACCCAGGAGCTTTCCCCCCTCTGCCCAGCAGACCAG GTTTTCCCCCGCCGGCATATGTTATCCCTCCTCCTGTGGCATTCTCCATGAGCCCGGGCTTTACCTTCCCCACAGGTGTATCTGTACCtgcacccttcctccagactgcTTCCCACCCTCAGTCTGCCAATCCAGTGCAGACAGGAAAACCCTCACACATTCCTTACAGCCAGCAGAGACCCTCGGGTCCTGGAGCACTAAACCAAGGTCCTCCCCAGCCTCAGCAGACACAGCCTCCCCCTCCACAGCCATCCCAACAGGCCTTGCAACAATCTGTACAGCTTCAAGTacagcaacaacagcagcagtCGCCCACAAAGCAGAGCTCTCAGCTTGGGAAAAGTCCACCACATCATCACAGCATGCAACAA TCTTACATGCAGGTGCCTGAGCAGCCTGGTCAAATGTGGAGCCAGCACCAAACTCAACCCACCATGCAGAAAATGCCCATGCAGATGCCAGTCAAACAGCCTTTCTTCATGCCCACCCAGGACCCAATGAAACTCTTTGAACATCCCATGAGCATGCAGCCTCCCCAGCCCAGCATGGACAAGAAGATGAAGTTTCCAGAGGTCAAAATGCAAGATTTCTACTGGGAGCCTTCTTATCACATGGGAGGAGAGGGCAGAAGTGGAATGGGGGAGAGAATGGGCAAACGTCAGCCTGGAGTCTTCTGCCCCGACCAGGAGAACATGCCCAGAGGCCCTCCATATGAA TTGCCAAATCAGTCACGACTAGACAGTGGAGTTGATGTGATTGGTCAATCTTCTCTCCTTCCCCGATTTTCCATTCAG GAGAGCTCCTACCAGAACAACAGCATTTTCAGCGAAGCCTATGGTAAAAACATGGCTCCTGCGTCTAAACCAGACGCACCCATGATGCACCAGGAGCCTTCACTCTATTCCCTGTTTGAAGGAACTCCATGGTCCCCCTCCCTTCCTGCTAGCTCAG ATCACTCTACACCAGCCAGCCAGTCACCTCACTCTTCCAACCCAAGCAGCCTGCCTTCATCCCCCCCTACCCACAGCCACGGCTCCTGCTTCTCCAACTTCGGCCCCATTGGGACGCCTGACAGCAGAGACCGTCGTGCAACCGATCGCTGGAAGGCTGAAAAGACTGGTAATGCTG GTGTGAGTGGCTTTGGGTTGGACTACCTGCCATCTGCCTCGTCCTCCTCTGTGCCAGATACCAACAGTTGGCACCAGGGGGCGCCAACCAGCAGCTGGGCAGCCCAGGACATGCCAATGGAGGACTCCTCCACTGTCCTCCTTGACAGTTTTAAG TCAATCTGGTCGAGCTCCATGATGCAGCCCGGTCCGTCTGCTCTGGAGCAGCTGCTCATGCAGCAGAAACAGAAGCAGCAGCGCGGCCACGGCAACATGAACCCGCCACACTGA
- the smg7 gene encoding nonsense-mediated mRNA decay factor SMG7 isoform X2, translated as MNLCAQYLRQAEALKADMTDSKLGAAEVWTSRQALQDLYQKMLVTDLEYALDKKVEQDLWNHAFKNQITTLQSQAKNRANPNRSEVQANLSLFLEAASGFYTQLLQELCTVFNVDLPCRVKSSQLGIISNKQSSTSAIVKPQPSSCSYICQHCLVHLGDIARYRNQTSQAESYYRHAAQLVPSNGQPYNQLAILASSKGDHLTTIFYYCRSIAVKFPFPAASTNLQKALSKALESRDEVKTKWSVSDFIKAFIKFHGHVYLCKSLDKLNTLREKLEEQFQRLILQKAFSSQQLVHITVINLFELHHLRDFSNEADEHSYSSDEQISWIQLLGLFMSFLGVMLSRALLNKNREEIMGECPLPAIKVSLDWLRLRPSVFNESAMDKRQYIWPWLVSILNSFQPKEEDVSNASVIPLPEEFELQGFLALRPALRMLDFSKGHQGVVVGKESLLIHARHQRLISLGKWVADNQPRLIQCRISDGLLLFITDIPEMVVEEPQEKDTPVLQESSNGEQTPNDSTQGLKSVLSAGKNHNSGLDGSERPVVTFKENIKPREQSREQNRNQQQRDAGKDRAAFNKGNGIQGKNEQKKEGKRKSEVKKNSHDKTMDAGKQVKTQTEMRKTPVSEARKTPVTQTQTTCSSQFIPIHHPGAFPPLPSRPGFPPPAYVIPPPVAFSMSPGFTFPTGVSVPAPFLQTASHPQSANPVQTGKPSHIPYSQQRPSGPGALNQGPPQPQQTQPPPPQPSQQALQQSVQLQVQQQQQQSPTKQSSQLGKSPPHHHSMQQSYMQVPEQPGQMWSQHQTQPTMQKMPMQMPVKQPFFMPTQDPMKLFEHPMSMQPPQPSMDKKMKFPEVKMQDFYWEPSYHMGGEGRSGMGERMGKRQPGVFCPDQENMPRGPPYEDNKSSPLLPPDLLKTLADFEEEEELLFTKPHDFYQALAGPLNSAPGRNMFLPNQSRLDSGVDVIGQSSLLPRFSIQESSYQNNSIFSEAYGKNMAPASKPDAPMMHQEPSLYSLFEGTPWSPSLPASSDHSTPASQSPHSSNPSSLPSSPPTHSHGSCFSNFGPIGTPDSRDRRATDRWKAEKTGNAGVSGFGLDYLPSASSSSVPDTNSWHQGAPTSSWAAQDMPMEDSSTVLLDSFKSIWSSSMMQPGPSALEQLLMQQKQKQQRGHGNMNPPH; from the exons ATGAACCTCTGCGCCCAATACTTACG GCAGGCAGAGGCCCTGAAGGCTGACATGACAG ATTCAAAGCTAGGTGCCGCGGAGGTCTGGACGTCACGGCAGGCTCTTCAGGACTTGTACCAGAAAATGCTGGTTACCGACCTGGAGTACGCCCTGGATAAGAAAGTGGAACAAGATCT CTGGAACCATGCTTTTAAGAATCAAATAACCACACTACAGAGTCAAGCGAAGAACAGGGCCAACCCCAATCGAAGTGAAGTGCAGGCCAATCTCTCCCTGTTTCTTGAGGCAGCTAGTGGATTCTACACACAA TTGTTGCAGGAGCTGTGCACGGTATTTAATGTGGACTTGCCTTGCCGTGTGAAATCATCTCAGCTTGGCATCATCAGCAATAAACAGAGCAGCACCAGCGCCATAGTGAAGCCCCAACCCAGCTCCTGTTCCTACATCTGCCAGCACTGTCTTGTCCATCTTGGAGATATTG CACGTTATCGGAACCAAACCAGCCAGGCTGAGTCGTACTACAGACATGCAGCTCAACTTGTTCCTTCAAATG GTCAACCTTACAATCAACTGGCCATCCTGGCTTCCTCCAAAGGAGACCACCTTACAACAATCTTCTACTACTGCAGGAGCATTGCTGTCAAATTCCCCTTTCCCGCTGCCTCCACTAACCTACAGAAAGCTCTTTCCAAGGCCCTTGAGAG CCGTGATGAGGTCAAAACAAAATGGAGCGTGTCTGATTTCATTAAGGCCTTCATCAAGTTCCACGGCCATGTTTATCTCTGCAAAAGCCTGGATAAGTTGAACACCCTGAGAGAGAAGTTAGAGGAGCAGTTCCAG AGGCTAATTCTCCAGAAAGCCTTCAGCTCCCAGCAGCTGGTCCACATCACAGTGATAAACCTGTTTGAGCTGCACCACCTCCGAGACTTCAGCAATGAGGCAGATGAGCACAGCTACAGCTCGGACGAGCAGATCAGCTGGATCCAACTCCTCGGCCTCTTCA TGTCTTTCCTGGGCGTGATGCTAAGCCGAGCTTTACTCAATAAAAACCGAGAGGAGATCATGGGGGAATGCCCTCTTCCTGCCATCAAAGTTTCTCTGGACTGGCTGAGGCTTCGACCGAGTGTGTTTAATGAAAGTGCCATGGACAAGCGACAGTA CATCTGGCCATGGCTGGTGTCCATTCTGAACAGCTTTCAGCCTAAGGAGGAGGATGTGTCAAATGCGTCAG TAATTCCACTGCCTGAGGAGTTTGAACTGCAAGGCTTTCTGGCACTTCGGCCTGCTCTGAG AATGCTAGACTTCTCTAAAGGGCATCAGGGTGTCGTGGTTGGCAAAGAGAGCTTGTTAATTCATGCCCGACACCAGAGACTCATCAGCCTGGGCAAGTGGGTGGCTGACAACCAACCACG GTTGATCCAGTGTCGCATAAGTGATGGCCTTCTGCTCTTCATCACTGATATCCCTGAGATGGTTGTGGAAGAGCCACAGGAAAAAGACACACCTGTCCTCCAGGAGTCATCTAATGGTGAGCAGACCCCCAACGACAGCACCCAGGGCCTGAAGTCGGTCCTCTCAGCTGGAAAGAACCATAACAGCGGGCTGGATGGCAGCGAGAGACCTGTGGTCACCTTCAAAGAGAACATCAAACCTCGAGAGCAGAGTAGGGAACAGAACCGAAACCAGCAACAGAGGGATGCAGGGAAGGACAGAGCTGCTTTTAATAAAGGAAATGGAATACAAGGGAAGAACGAGCAGAAGAAAGAGGGCAAGAGAAAGAGCGAGGTGAAGAAAAACAGTCATGATAAAACAATGGATGCTGGGAAACAG GTGAAGACTCAGACTGAGATGAGGAAGACTCCAGTGTCTGAGGCAAGGAAGACTCCAGTCACACAGACTCAGACCACATGCTCTTCACAGTTTATCCCCATCCACCACCCAGGAGCTTTCCCCCCTCTGCCCAGCAGACCAG GTTTTCCCCCGCCGGCATATGTTATCCCTCCTCCTGTGGCATTCTCCATGAGCCCGGGCTTTACCTTCCCCACAGGTGTATCTGTACCtgcacccttcctccagactgcTTCCCACCCTCAGTCTGCCAATCCAGTGCAGACAGGAAAACCCTCACACATTCCTTACAGCCAGCAGAGACCCTCGGGTCCTGGAGCACTAAACCAAGGTCCTCCCCAGCCTCAGCAGACACAGCCTCCCCCTCCACAGCCATCCCAACAGGCCTTGCAACAATCTGTACAGCTTCAAGTacagcaacaacagcagcagtCGCCCACAAAGCAGAGCTCTCAGCTTGGGAAAAGTCCACCACATCATCACAGCATGCAACAA TCTTACATGCAGGTGCCTGAGCAGCCTGGTCAAATGTGGAGCCAGCACCAAACTCAACCCACCATGCAGAAAATGCCCATGCAGATGCCAGTCAAACAGCCTTTCTTCATGCCCACCCAGGACCCAATGAAACTCTTTGAACATCCCATGAGCATGCAGCCTCCCCAGCCCAGCATGGACAAGAAGATGAAGTTTCCAGAGGTCAAAATGCAAGATTTCTACTGGGAGCCTTCTTATCACATGGGAGGAGAGGGCAGAAGTGGAATGGGGGAGAGAATGGGCAAACGTCAGCCTGGAGTCTTCTGCCCCGACCAGGAGAACATGCCCAGAGGCCCTCCATATGAA GACAACAAGAGCTCCCCTCTTCTGCCCCCAGACCTGTTAAAGACTCTGGCGGACTTTGAGGAAGAGGAGGAATTGCTCTTTACTAAACCTCATGATTTCTACCAGGCCTTGGCTGGCCCTCTTAATTCTGCTCCTGGAAGGAACATGTTT TTGCCAAATCAGTCACGACTAGACAGTGGAGTTGATGTGATTGGTCAATCTTCTCTCCTTCCCCGATTTTCCATTCAG GAGAGCTCCTACCAGAACAACAGCATTTTCAGCGAAGCCTATGGTAAAAACATGGCTCCTGCGTCTAAACCAGACGCACCCATGATGCACCAGGAGCCTTCACTCTATTCCCTGTTTGAAGGAACTCCATGGTCCCCCTCCCTTCCTGCTAGCTCAG ATCACTCTACACCAGCCAGCCAGTCACCTCACTCTTCCAACCCAAGCAGCCTGCCTTCATCCCCCCCTACCCACAGCCACGGCTCCTGCTTCTCCAACTTCGGCCCCATTGGGACGCCTGACAGCAGAGACCGTCGTGCAACCGATCGCTGGAAGGCTGAAAAGACTGGTAATGCTG GTGTGAGTGGCTTTGGGTTGGACTACCTGCCATCTGCCTCGTCCTCCTCTGTGCCAGATACCAACAGTTGGCACCAGGGGGCGCCAACCAGCAGCTGGGCAGCCCAGGACATGCCAATGGAGGACTCCTCCACTGTCCTCCTTGACAGTTTTAAG TCAATCTGGTCGAGCTCCATGATGCAGCCCGGTCCGTCTGCTCTGGAGCAGCTGCTCATGCAGCAGAAACAGAAGCAGCAGCGCGGCCACGGCAACATGAACCCGCCACACTGA